The Acidimicrobiales bacterium genomic interval GGCGCCTACGACGGCGTGCACGTCGGCCACCAACAGGTGGTCGCCGAGGTCCGCCGCCTGGCCAAAGAGAGGGAGTTGGCCTCGGCGGTTGTCACCTTCGACCGGCATCCGGCCACCGTGGTCCGGCCCGAGTCGGCGCCGCTCTTGCTGACTGACAACGAGCAGAAGTTGGAACAGCTGGCCATCACGGGAGTGGATCTGACCCTGGTGGTGCCGTTCGATGAGGTGCGAGCCATGGAGTCCGCCGAGGAGTTCGTGGCTGACGTACTGGTCGGGTGCCTGGGAGCCAGGCTGGTGGTGGTCGGGGAGGACTTCCACTTCGGTCACCAGCGCTTGGGCAACGTGGCGCTCCTGCGCGACATGGGCTCCAGGATGGGCTTCGAGGTCCTCGGCCTGGGCCTGATCGGCTTGACCGGCAGCCCGGCTCGCGACCACGAGCAGGTCTCGTCCACCTTCATCCGGCGGGCCCTGGCCCGGGGCGACCTGAAGCGGGCCAATGCCATGCTGGGCCGCCCCTACGAGGTCCGGGGCGTGGTTGACGCAGGTGACGGTCGGGGCCGGGAACTGGGGTTCCCGACAGCCAACGTCCGTGTCGATCCCTCGATTCTGCTTCCCGAGGACGCCGTGTACGCCGGCTGGTACGAGAGGCCCGACGGCACGGTGCATCCAGCGGCCGTATCGCTAGGGACCCGACCTCACTTCTACGAGGACGGTGCTGTGCTTCTGGAGGCCCACCTGCTCGACGTGGGCGGGCCGGAC includes:
- a CDS encoding bifunctional riboflavin kinase/FAD synthetase; this translates as MEIRRELSPHDPSSPGTALTIGAYDGVHVGHQQVVAEVRRLAKERELASAVVTFDRHPATVVRPESAPLLLTDNEQKLEQLAITGVDLTLVVPFDEVRAMESAEEFVADVLVGCLGARLVVVGEDFHFGHQRLGNVALLRDMGSRMGFEVLGLGLIGLTGSPARDHEQVSSTFIRRALARGDLKRANAMLGRPYEVRGVVDAGDGRGRELGFPTANVRVDPSILLPEDAVYAGWYERPDGTVHPAAVSLGTRPHFYEDGAVLLEAHLLDVGGPDDGGPDLYDEEARVRFTRRLRDQRTFDGVEALVEQLHRDVVDTRVALA